Below is a genomic region from Dehalococcoides mccartyi.
GGGCCGGTAGTGAGTGATCACCCTCAGGTGGCGGAGTTGATTTCCCGTTTGCGGGGTATGGGTGTCGGTTTAAGCATAAGTTCACTTCGGATAAAGCCATTGTCTGAAAAAATGCTTACCGAACTGGCACTTTCGGGTGTTTCCAGTCTGGCTATGGCACCGGAGGCCGGTTCTGAAAGGCTGCGGAGGATTATCCGCAAAGGGATAACCGAAGATGACATAATGCGGGCAGCTGCTTTGGTTGCAGAACAAGGTTTCCGCCAGTTGAAGTTTTATTTTATGCTGGGGCTGCCGGGTGAGACTGACGAAGATATAGAAGAAATGATAAACCTGGCTGAAAAAGCCCAGCAGGTTATGTCTGCTGCGGGGCGGGGAGTAAGATTAAGCCTGAATATTGCCCCCTTTGTACCCAAACCTTTTACCCCTTTTCAGTGGCTGGGTATGGAAGATGCGGCTCAGATAAAAAGGCGGTTGGATATAATACGTCTCCGTCTGGAAGGGCAGGGGATAGAGGTTCGGGCTGAAAGCCCGGAAATGTCCCAGATACAGGCGGTGCTTTCCCGGGGTGATGTTAGTCTTTCAAAACTGCTGGCGGCTGCGGGGGGTGACTCTCTGGCCTGCTGGAAGCGGGCAGCTAAGTCACTTGAGGTGGACAGCCCATCTTTGGCTAAAACAAGGTTTGATTTGGCAGATAAACTGCCCTGGTATATGCTGGAAAACCCGAAACAGAGACAAAAACTGGAAACTGAGTATAAAGCGGCGTTTAAGGAAATATAAAAGGGAGACTTTTAAAAGTCTCCCTTTTTAGTTTAGAGGGTATTAAGTTTAATTATTCAGAAGTGCGGTTACTACGGCATTTACCATCTGGCCGTCCGCTTTGCCTTTTACCAGCGGCATTAGCTTGCCCATTACTTTCCCCTTGTCCTGAGGGGTGCTGGCACCTGTTTCCGAAATTACCTTTTTAATAATCAGGGTTAGTTCGGCTTCGTCCATCTGTTCCGGCATATAGGATTGGAGTATTTCCATTTCCTGCTGTTCTTTTTCAACCAGCTCAGGCCGTTTTGCCTGCTTGTATGCCTCTATGCTTTCACGCCTTTGCTTTATCTCCTTGGCTATTACGCCGATGATTTCCTCATCTGTAAAGGTTTTCTGCTTGGCTATTTCAGCATAACTGATGGCTGAAACCAGCATCCGGAGAACATTACACTTCAGTTTTTCGCCTTGTCGCAGAGAAAGCTTGACCTCTTCGCCCAGCTTTTCTTTCAAATTCGGCATTTTAGGTGGCCTTTCTGGCGGCTTTTATTGCCAAACGCCTTTTTGCGGCGTCCTTACGCTTGCGGCGGGTCGGGGGGCGTTCAAAGCGAGTTCGGCGACGTGCTTCGGAAAGTATGCCGTCCTGCTGTACCTTGCGGTTAAAACGTTTGAGCATGCTCTCAAAGCTCTCGTTATTTTCGGGTCTAACGTCTGCCATTTGAATATCACCCCCTCACTTTGAAAAAAATGACCTGGAGAATCATTGTACTTGGATGGAGTGTTTAAGTCAAGATGTTCAAGCTATGCGGATTTGGAAAATACTGAGGCAAAGAAGAAGCCCTCTCCTTTCAGGGAGAGGGCTTCTAATACAAATGCTTAAGTCAGGGATTATTTAGTAGTCAGCGTTGCGGCGGCCGAGCCAGAAGCCCAAAGCCAGCAGCAAGAGACCACCGATACCTATCAGGACATAGGTAGCCCAAGCGGGAAGGTCCAAGCTGAAGCCGACGGTGAAATTGCCGGCGCCGGTATATGCACTTGAGTTTCCAGCACCGTCAACAGCTTTGACTCTCCACCAGTAGGGGCTGTCTGAAGAAACGCTCTCCAGTTTTTGAGCATCGGTCATGGTGTAGGTGGATTCGGTGAGATCCTTTATCTGATAAAGGATAGTGGTAAAGTTCTGGTCAGCGGCAATTTCCAGTACATAGGTAACACCGCTGGGATCAGTTACATCTTCCCAGTCAAAAACAACGGGTTGTTTAGCTTTAAGCCCCATTTCTGGGGTAAGAGGGGCGGGAGTGGCCGGAGCAGTACCTTCAACAAAGAAAGTGAAGGTCTTACTGGTAGTGCCGGAGATAACGGTAATGGTGTGAGGTCCGGCAGTGGCGGCGGGGATTTTGAATTTCAGGCTGAAATCCCCGTTGGAATCAACCACGGGACTGGGAGTTACAGTAATTTGGGCACTGTCAAAGGTAACCAGTACGGTATCATTGGCCTTAAGCCCCGAACCTGTTATGGTAATTTCCTGTCCCACGTTTCCGGGGGTGGATGCATTGTTGGTGGGGGACATGGTGATATTGGTTGTAACTGTCAGGGTGGCGGTGGAAGTAACACTGCCGTCAGTGGCGGAGATAGTGTAAGCCCCCGCCTGAACACCGGGTATTACAAAAGTAGTGGTAAAAGTACCGCTAGACAGGGTTACGGTAACGCTCTGACCGAAGTAGGTCAGGGTAATGGTGCCGGTGGTGTTAAAACCGCTGCCCTTTACGGTAACGCTGGTGCCCACATTGCCGGAGGTGGGAGTTAAGGTGATTTTCTGGGCTATATCAAAGGTGACTTGAGCATTGTTGTTCCAGGCATCATTAACTTTCAGGGTGTGCGAACCACGGGTGAGTGCGGGTATTTCGTAAGTGGCGGTGAAACTTCCGTTTGAACCTACGGATACGCCGGCATTAACAGCAGTACCTGAGTCTATAGCTATCTGAACAGCTCCGTCGTAAAAACCGGTGCCGGTTACGGTTATGGTGTCACCTACACCGGGATTAGCAGATGAAAGGGTTATCTTGGGATTAACAATGAAGTTAACCGGTGCACTGCCGGTTGCGCCGCCGTCATTGGCGGTTATGCTCAGGGTACCCTTTTTGGCAGCCGGGATGGTAATAGTGGTGGATATAGCCCCGCTGCTGTTAGAAGAGGTGGTGGCAAAGGGAGCGGTGATGCCGGCCAGGTAGAAACTCACGGTGGCACTGGGGGTAAACCCGCTGCCGGTTACGGCTACACTGTCACCGACATAACCGGTGCCGCTAGCCAGAGTTATGCTGGGGGTAATGGTAAATGTCTGCGATGCGGCACTGTCGCCTCCGGTGAAGAGGAAAGATACAGTGTAAGTACCCCTGGTAAGATTGGTGGGTACGGTAAAGCTTCCGCTGACTACACCGCCGCTGCCTACGGTGGCAGTGCTTATATTAGCGCCATTGAACAAAATGTATACGAGTGAACCTGACGTGGCAACAGAGGTGCCTGTAACGCTTACCAGTGAACCGGCCGGGCCGGAAGTGGGGGAGAGAGTGAGAGTGGCTGCCGAAACCGGAGCAAGCGGTAAGGCCGCAATCAACAAGGCCAGGGTGGAAAACACCCCTAA
It encodes:
- a CDS encoding GatB/YqeY domain-containing protein, translating into MPNLKEKLGEEVKLSLRQGEKLKCNVLRMLVSAISYAEIAKQKTFTDEEIIGVIAKEIKQRRESIEAYKQAKRPELVEKEQQEMEILQSYMPEQMDEAELTLIIKKVISETGASTPQDKGKVMGKLMPLVKGKADGQMVNAVVTALLNN
- a CDS encoding IPT/TIG domain-containing protein, which produces MKHKFLLRVLGVFSTLALLIAALPLAPVSAATLTLSPTSGPAGSLVSVTGTSVATSGSLVYILFNGANISTATVGSGGVVSGSFTVPTNLTRGTYTVSFLFTGGDSAASQTFTITPSITLASGTGYVGDSVAVTGSGFTPSATVSFYLAGITAPFATTSSNSSGAISTTITIPAAKKGTLSITANDGGATGSAPVNFIVNPKITLSSANPGVGDTITVTGTGFYDGAVQIAIDSGTAVNAGVSVGSNGSFTATYEIPALTRGSHTLKVNDAWNNNAQVTFDIAQKITLTPTSGNVGTSVTVKGSGFNTTGTITLTYFGQSVTVTLSSGTFTTTFVIPGVQAGAYTISATDGSVTSTATLTVTTNITMSPTNNASTPGNVGQEITITGSGLKANDTVLVTFDSAQITVTPSPVVDSNGDFSLKFKIPAATAGPHTITVISGTTSKTFTFFVEGTAPATPAPLTPEMGLKAKQPVVFDWEDVTDPSGVTYVLEIAADQNFTTILYQIKDLTESTYTMTDAQKLESVSSDSPYWWRVKAVDGAGNSSAYTGAGNFTVGFSLDLPAWATYVLIGIGGLLLLALGFWLGRRNADY
- the rpsU gene encoding 30S ribosomal protein S21, coding for MADVRPENNESFESMLKRFNRKVQQDGILSEARRRTRFERPPTRRKRKDAAKRRLAIKAARKAT